ttttttagtatttttcaataattttaatatattaatattaaaaataaaaaatattttaatatatttttaaataaaaaatatttttaaaaaataccgtATGATAATACTAAAACACGCGATATATATGTCGAGATTTAAGAGTTCTTCCTGTTTTAATTCTGGTCCTGAAGCAGCAGAGAGTATATGAGAGCTAAAGCCCGCGCCCAGTAGATTATGAAACAGATAAAAGTAAGCCCAAATGTGGAGATACTTGAAAAGGcccattaaaataaaactcgGGGCAGACACACTACAAAAAAATCCAGCACATGAGTTACAGcccaaaacaaacaaaccctGCCACGTGTCGAATTAATCACGCGTCTGATTCACGTGAGCACAGATGCTTTATATGACAGATGTCACTGGTGGTCACGCTTCCTAAGCCATCCATCTCGTTGTCCCAGAAACCACCACACTCGTTTCCTTGGCCAGTCACGTGTCCCcgcaaaataactaaaattcatGTGTGATACCTATACTTTGTAAAGTTGATCAAATCCGTCCATTTGCTCTAAATTTTGGTCAAATCAACTTTTTTCCCTTCCATTAAGGACAGTCCTCACACTTATATCAtcacaataatattatatagcAATTCGGTCGATGAGAATTTTTAGATGAAGTTGCTTAAATTGCTTTTAATTGAATATACAGAGTTTTGTTTGACAAAATTTGAAGTGGAAAGATTGATTTGACGAAATTTACTATAAAATAAAGGACAAGAATGCTTTTTAACCGTAACTTGGGCCAAAGATGGGATCATGGGAATATCTTGCTATTGGGTATAGCTATAAGTTAGTCTCCGAACTATGAGAATTATTTCCAATCCAGTCCTTAAACTGCACAACTTGTCATCCTATGACCAAACAATAAAATCCTTATCTCCATTCATTTGTGAAAAAACACCACTGGAGATGCTATATGATTGTTCTCAAatatgacttgattttttttttatatatatatatatatatatatataaatatacataactTCTcctaaatgatataaaaattcattttttagaaaccatagttttgaagaaaaaaattggaatattttagtttttgttcatAGATAACTAGCagctataaattatttcaagaacGTTATCATCAAAactatcttgaatttttttctatatgattttcatgataaattttatttatttgatgtttaatgtttttttgaagcCAAgttagaattattattataaaagaatGGCCTGTTTTTCATGCaattatagatttttaaattcattttacaataaaatatgtAATTCAATCTCAAACCTCACTTTctattttgctaaaaatatcatcGGATAAAATCTCCCTTATCAAAGGCTGTTGATGGTATAATTGTAATTGTGAAAGTTCTAACACTAAAACATAAACAATGTCCAATATTTAAATACTGATTtgtagtttgtttttatttatgataaataaaCGAAAGCTGACATCTTCCATTCGTATTCTCAAGACGACCAGAAGAAATATTCATAAGCTTTGGTGTCAGTTGTAACTCTGGTATTTGAtttctctttccttctttccctttatttttctttcaaaatttgtAAAATCTCCTTATgttgattaaatatttaaaggAAGTTGTTAAGTTTTTAGATGCTTGGATTCGATTTGGATGAGAGCCATGTTTTATTTCTGTGAATTTGATGCAGATTTTGATTTACCAAGATGACCCCAGTTTGCCCATTTGTGAAAGCTTCAAGACCTGATGATGGGTCACCAAGAAAACCAGGGGAATGTCCGATTAAACACGGGGCCGAGCATGAAGGAGGAGGAAAGGCTAAGAAAGAGTCTGGTGGTGAATCTGCTACCGTTTCGCCGAAATGCCCTTTTGGATATGATTCTCAGACATTTAAATTGGGACCTCTTAGTTGTATGATATGCCAAGCTCTTCTCTTTGATTGTAGCAAATGCGTGCCGTGCTCTCATGTGTATTGCAAGTAAGGAGATGATAGAAATGATAGAATCAAACTCCATGATATGATGTTAATTTGTTTGCTCTTGTTTGTGGTCTGAGGCAATTTGTGaattggtttgtttttgttggattAGAGTGTGTATTTCGCGATTTAAGGACTGTCCGCTGTGTGGAGCTGATGTTGAGAAGATTGAAGCTGATACAGATCTACAGAGTGTAGTTGATCGGTTCATTGATGGTCATGCTAGAATCAAGAGGTCTCCTGTTGACATGGATAAAGAGGGGGAAGCAGGTGAGAATAAAAAAGTGATATACGAGGATGTTTCTTTGGAGAGGGGTGCTTTCTTGGTGCAACAAGCCATGAGGGTAAGTTTAGTTAATTATCATGGCATTAATGcgtttctatttttcttttgatggaTGTCATTTCTAGATCAacgttgttattattttttttttttggctatggTTAtctcatcaaaattatcaagGTATTCCATACTAGTAGAAAGCTTCTCGTAAACTTCTCAtttgttttcctcttcttctttttttcaacttattctCAACTATCTTTTATGTGCTTGGTTGGTGTCTAGTAAGTTGTTGTGGcaatttatagttaatttttctctttgtttttggctTTTCACGTGCAGGCATTTCGTGCCCAGAATGTGGAAAGTGCAAAATCAAGACTTAGTCTTTGTGCAGAAGACATCCGAGGTCGGATAGAAACAGTGGGCAACACATCGGAATTGTGTTCGCAGCTTGGAGCAGTGCTGGGAATGCTTGGGGACTGCTGGTCTgttatctctctttttctttagtaAGCTTGTGATGATCTGAGGACAATGGTAGAATGAAAAGATTAAACAGCAACATATGAATTTGGATAGTGAATTGAGATAAAGTATTCCTTTAGCCAATTCCAGCTAGTTTGGGACAAagttaaaggaaaaataattctGCTTTGGTATTAAGATGTTGTTGAATTGAgtggaaaaattgaaaaagaaacgGTGCAggtgaaaaaaagtttttttttaacatgatcatatatttatttagatttttgttttttcttgattatcGTGTAACCATTTAGATTAAGTTCTTGCTTATAGAAAAGATATTTACATAAGGACATTCTTCACATGATGAAAATATGTTTCTGAAAACCATCTATCTCATTTTCCTCAAAAGAAGTTGTGGAACCCAAGCACTTTCAATAGAGAATGAAGTGATCGAGCAATATACATTTACTACCAGTGTTCCTTCCATTGGTTGTGCTGTCAACCAAGTCACAGAGCTGTTATCCAAGTATTCCTAAAGAGCTAACTTCATAGCATCAAACAGTGGCTTTTCATTTTCCAGAAACAATGATGTGATGGACAAGTTGATTAAAGTTCGCTGAAATATTATTGCAATGCCACTTTGCACCATGGCTTGCATTGATGAAATTGTTGAGTTTGCTGGCATGTTGCTGGAATAACATCAGCAGCATTGTTTGCACCAAGAACTAGGAATTGctagttttgaatattttaagcACACTCAAAAGATTCTCACATCCTTGAGTAGACAAAGGAAGCATATGTTTTAAAGAATAGCTTTAAGGATGTGCAACCTAGATTTTAGAGGCCATCTATTCTAAAACATTACTGTGGGTTCATTGTCTTCTTTCAAAGTAATGGATTTTGAGTCCTGACAAGTTTACTAAATTCTCTACCTATTCTGTCTATTGCAGTCGATCAGTGGGGGATGCTGGCTCTGCGGTTACATACTTCGAAGAGAGTGTAGAATTCCTATCAAAATTGTCTGCAGCTGATCTGGAGGTTAAAATTTTACAAGTATTGCTGCCTTTTATTCAATGCGTGATTTAACCATgccaactataatttttttgatattccTCCCCTGTAGATAACGCATACGCATTCTGTTTCACTTAATAAAATTGGAGATCTCAAATATTATGATGGAGATCTGGAGGCTGCAAGATCTTACTATATGCGTTCTCTCAATGTGCGACGTGATGCCATCAAACATCATCCTAGTGTTTCATCCCAGGTCagcaactgttttttttttccagcacaCACCATCActcttgttattttcatttcacaTGCTCTATGACTTGAGGTATagatgttcttgttttttttttccagcacaCACCTTCACTCTTGTTATTGTCATTTCACATGCTCTATGACTTGAGGTATAAATGTACTTGTGATACGTTCTGTGATCTCTTGTATAGCAATGAGGGGCCACGGCTTCTCAGTTTTGAGAATTTCAATGACAATATTTGCATGACACTACTATAAAGAGCATTTTTCTCTGCATGCTGGCctgcttaaaaaaaagaataggaaATGAGGCCTGGTACGAAAAGGAACTTTTAGTTTATTGTCTTAAGCtagtattgatttttgttttttaaatgcttcCGAGTTTCTCCAACTCAGCACCCTGTACTTGTCTCTCTATTTAATGCACAATGATTtgataaacaatatttgtgatCATGCTTGTTTGAGAAGTTTTGTATTTCCAGGCTGCCTTTGCAATTAATGTTCTCTatttatctttcaattacaGACCCTGGATGTAGCTGTTTCCCTTGCAAAAGTTGCCGATGCGGACAGGAGTATTGGTAACGAGGACACTGCGCTTGATAGATTTCATGAGGCCATAAAATTATTGGAATCCTTGACATTAAAGCCAGAAGAAGCTGGTCTTGAGCAACGGGTATGCTTTCTAAGTAAACTGTTAACCATCGTAATTATCTGGAATCTACATCCTAAACAAATGACTGATAATTAGCTTCCAATCGCAGCGCCTTTCCGTGCTGGAATTTCTTAAGAATCAACTTGCAGAGAAACAGTCTGATTGAACTTCCTCGAGTCTGATATATCCTGCAGAAGAGAATCAATCAACACAaagataaatcttttttttttcttgttgtataTATGCAAAGTTAATTTCATTTGTAATAAGCACATTCGAGAACAATAGCAACCATCCATAGATTCAAAGGCTTTCCGAGAGGCGACATTAGGGGCAGACCTGGCCCCTTGGAGCATGGGAGGTGAACTTATCCCACGTCGTCTCTTTTTTCAAATGTACCCTACATGGATTCTTAGTATCACTCAAGTAGTGCCTGTAAGTGTCACTGTTACCTGCATGTGGTCTTCATGCGAATTCATGCACACTTTGCCTTATGGTGTCTTGGATCAGGTGATCACTGCTTCTGATGGTTGTTCCACTCTATGCTAAGCTTTGTTTACATGTATATTTCCTtgtgaacaaaaataaattactagggCCTTCACTGTCATACTAATGGAACGCACCTGATATTTTTGTACACAACCAGATTTATTGACTTCGTTGAACTCAAATTTGCTTGTTTGTGCTTCGAAGATTTTTGACGGGCTTTGCACTACTGCCAACTAACTACAGTTGTCAATGCTATCTTAAATTCTTGATCCTTTTTCTATGGTAACATAATTATCATTCTGGACTCTTCAAAACATTTGTCTGTAGCTACTATATATTAAAAGCACCGGGTCTGAATAATATGTTTAGCCTTGCCTGTCCTGTACGGATCGTAATAATTTCTAGACTGCCCAGCTCTGGAAAGTCTTGCATGGAGGTCTCCTGTATAAGAGCATCTcctaatgagtttttttttttttaccacgtatattggaataaaaaaaaaatcatttgaaaatctAATTATACTGGAAtgagataactttttttttttcaatgagttaaatgtcaatttttttttttttgtctttttggtatttaattggtttatttttttgccttcatcaggagatatataaaaatagtatttttgaaaagaaaaaaccattttGACATTTTCTGTAGCATTGCTCTTgaagcatataaaataaatagacccaaaataatatattttttttatttctctctatcAACATACCCATTAAAGTTGCTCCAAGGCCTAAccaggaatcacttgaattgtgggaacaagctttttttttaaaaataaaatcagcagAGACAGTTTAAAGCAGgacatttgacaaaaaaattctgattttttCACTCATCAAGCCTCGAGTTCACCTGCTAGATCTGGCCCGAGTCTTGTAAAATTGCTTTTTAGAGGCGCGTTTTAATTCAATCTGTTATAAACCGAGAGAGCGAGGGGGTAAACCATGTATAAGTGCGCTCTTTTGGTTGACGGTCCAGGGTGTTCAATATTCTTTAGGATAACGACTCCCCAGAATGATTGAATTCGATCTCAATAAAGTAACAGAAACCCACCTATGATCTAACCCAACAGCATGACGGTGCCTTCATGCATTAGCATCCACTATATTTTTCTCCACAAGTATGCTCCATCAGGGAGGGCTTACATGGATTACCAGGCGATGTGACAGCTCAAAATTGCATGTACAAGAACTACGAGGACTTGAAAGGAAAAATTGTCTTCCACGGCAGCAATTACATAGTGGCAATCAGCGAGCAGCCATAAAAGAATGGATGCTGAACACATTTCCAGAGCTTGAACCCCTGCGCCATAGTAACAATATACATAAATGACAGAAACACAAAATGTAGAAATCTTGAAAAATCAGTAGCTTACCAGGCTTGCTATGACCTCTCGTGCTAAAAGACAACTtctatgataggaaggcaaacCAAGAATGACTGAAATTTCAAACCATTTTCCATTCTATTATCAACAAATACAATGAATATGTTGGGGTTAATGtacaaaaaaatctatttcCAACTGACCCAACTCCGAAACACCAAGTAAACCTCATGAAAGATTTACATCTTTGTTCTAAAAAGGATCAATACCCTAAAATTATCTATCaaaccaccaccaccttctTCTGCACACCTTTGATAACCCCCTAAGCATAGTGCGCTATCTTAATTTCCAGTATCATCCCCCTTGAAACTTTTTTAGAGAGGGAGGCAGGGCCtgtacaaaaaaattttatactCCACCTTCGTAGCAGATACTTGGTTATACAAGATATTTGCTTCACATGGTTTGGACAACAGTCTAAGTACTGCAGAGGTAACATCTCTTGTCAATAAGCAACAAAACCACTCGTTTCTGTGCACACCTGTGTATGAAGTATGTGCATGGAAATTCTTCAAATGAAAATCTTCTGCAGACGTAATTCAGTTCCCAAAGCAAAGCAGCAGCAAGCAAGAGATCAGAGCTATTTGACACGAAATTCATGCCTGAAAACCGTCAGATTCTGAGTAAATTTATCCCTGTTCTTTGAATCCAAGCTTCGAGTAACATCTGCCATCAGTTTGTCAAAACAAAGGGCAAGCCGCTGATGTTGATCCACTGGCTGCAAGATGATGCAAAGAAAGTGTAAGCATAGGGATCACATTTTGGAAACAGGAGGCGGTATAATGGGTGCTAGAAAAGCGCCATTAATTTACAGTAGTTTCAACTGTTCAAGCTCAAACCCCACAACAAAATGCAACCTCAAAGTACTCATTATGGACAACTCTGGGGTTGCATGAGTTCTATGAAACTAAAACACATCGTgtaaaccattattttttcttttctttttttcagttaTGTTTACAATATGAAACGAAACGAGTTCAATAATTCATCAACACCTGATCACCAGAAACTATGAAGAGTTGTGGCTGACAGGTAATCATTTGTCAAAAACGTTAATCAAAACTGCACAGAAGTAATAAGAGGGGTTTTACCAGCTCAAAGGTAGACAACACTAATAGAATAACATTAAGAACCATCATCAAACAAAGAAACACCAACTTTTGCTTGTGGAGTGCATATATGAACATTTGTCAACTAGTCAGCTCAAACACACCCCATTTCATTCAAGTTCAGCAAATCGCAAAAAAAGTGCCACTAACCATTTTTTCTCCCCCCATTTATTTCATTCAGGCTGTGTAAACACAAAACAAGAATCAAGAACAAACAGACAATACATCACAAGCATCCAACAAATATACCAAAAATTGCATTCTATTTCATTCTGTCTGAATGTTAACAGATTAATGTCAGCAGAAAGGAAAGGAACAAAAAGAAGAGTGTAATTTTCCAAACAAACCATGCACAAAGATGTTCAcataatgagaaaaatattagGAGCCCCAGTGATTGCTTCAGATTGATACGGTCAAGATCTGGCCGAATCAAGAATAGAGTTGGGAAATGTAAAATAATTGGTTCAATGCTATATGACTTCTGTACTTGCTGATATCCTAGCCTGAAAGGTATATTCAGCCTTCATAAACGATATATTGAGGCCCTCACAGTATCAAATTAGTAATTAACTGTCACCACAAGGGATACATAATTCCAATTTtagaaacatgaaaaagaaaatccaagtcCTCTTCTTTTCAATCTTAGAAACCTATTTAACAGTAATCCTAAATTCGAGTTTCATTCAGAAAGAATGGCCCCTGTAACTACTGACTAGAAAACCAAGTTCCTTATGCAATTGCttgaatatcaataaaaaaggaCGCTTAACTAAGTATCTCAACAAACACGCAACTCATTGGCtctaaaataacatcattaaaaaaaagatttgagtttGAGACCGATGAAAGATCATACaaaatcagaaataaaattgttcAACATTGATTCATATAGATGACAACAAATATTACACTAGTACTAGAACTAAAACACTTGGCTTATATACCTTGTGCTTGTGAGTAAATAAAAGTAGCAGCGCGTGATAGTCAAATGTATCATCTATCTCATGGGCTCATTAGCATACCAAAATAACTCAGAAAGTAGCATTTCTTCTTATTATGTGTATTTCTTCAGTGAGGGGGCTCGGAGACTGGTCCTTTGGGGAGGGCAGGTATTAGCTGTGTGCGATGAATCGCTGTCTAGCTTTGATGCATTATTTTAGTTCTACCCAAATGGAGTTGAACAagctttaaataaaacacagtaTAACTGTAACAAAtacaaactaaaaacaaaatctccCCTCTTTAAAATAGAGACGTGATATTTGACAAGATATAAGATTCAGAATAAGCTTCAAGAAAATTGTGAGTCATTGGATCATGATCTTAATTTGGGACCCAATGGTGAAAACTACAATCAAATAACTGTGTATTCTCGAAACTTGTACAATTTTCTTAACAAATAGCATCACtctttaaataaatagttaTATAACCAGGTAGACACTAACtgcattttgtttaaaaattaaaaaggaaaaggatggTTATGACAATGaataaagtaaatattttaCCTGTGAAGCCAAAATTTGAGCTTTCAAATCAGAGAATATCTGCAAGTGAACAGTGCTTATCTtagacaaatattaaaaataaaaggacaataaaaacacaattactAAATAAGCAACTCAAAGGAAGATCCAAAGTGATCCAAATCAAACATATGAACTGCCACAGCCATGTTAACTATTCTCAAATAATAagtaaacataaaattaaagttgttaCTCAAAGAAATTGAGTACACAGAAGACGACTGCCATAGACTCTTACCTGCTCACTGATAATAGCTAAGCTCAACATGGGTCTGCTAAGACTCCACTGGTTGCCACAGTCCTCAAATAAAACAATCTCAAACAAAGTCTTCAGTATCTGTAAATGCAGGGAAACGATTCAAGTTACCAAGTACTCAACACAACAAAAATGGcaccatgaaaataaaatctaaaatggtaaaaaaaataattaaaagaaagctCTACAAGACAGTGCATGTtaagaaaattctaaaaactgGTGTCAGAGAACATggtcaacaattaaaaaaagtgcTTTGATTCACATGCTCACAGGATAACTCATCTTAACAATGCATTGAACCAATTTAGGCACCAAGATGTAGGTGCTAACTTATTTCCAGTAAGACCATGGAATACATCCTGGAGATTGAGTTCAAAAGAAACTGACACATATTTGATTCAAAAGAAACTGACACATATTTGATCAAGGTGATGATGTGATGCAAGGCCTGAAGGCACGTGACCCgcataattgatttaattttgcaagtttAAAATTTCTGAGTTGGTGTTCTGAGTATGAGAGCACATTTGGAATGCAAAGCAGGCAAATTTTGATGAATCACCCCCATCTAGTTGCTCATTCTTTAAACCTAAGAAAAAGCTAATTATTCAAACCCCTTCGCCTATCCACAAATTTGAAATAAGTGGAGCCCCGCCACAGTCATCTATAATGTCTCTTTGTTCATGGGGAACAGCTTTTAAGGGAACATATTTTCCCCTGGTTTCATGTAACACAGGAGACTAAGCCAAATAAGAATTCCTTCTTTCCAAGTTTGCAGAGATGCCTACAGCCTTCTATTGCCCCCGACAAATCCTCTACTATGCTAATCACTGTTATCTAGCCATCCTATGTTCACCAGCAACCACAATGGcctcaaaactaaaaagatgACCAAGACATGCAAAAGGGAGTTTTCACTGAAACAGAACAGATGACTCAGCTTAGGAAAGATGTCAGATGTTTATCGCTTGGATATGCAATTGAGTAAGACCAAAAGGTAGCAAATAATACAAATTCTTTAATCAACGCATATATCAGTTGCTCTGGTCAAAACAACAGCACAACAATAACCAAGCAAGAGCAGTAAGAGTCTCAACAACCCACAAGTCATGCAAACCTGGGTAATTAGTAAAAATTACTCTGGAAGTTGTGTAAAAAAgcaacaaggaaaaaaagagccTCAAACctcaaaatagaaaacaaactattCATTCCCTAGAATTAATGAAAAGGAACAACGGAAAGTGGCTTTCTGAAACTAACAAAAGAAATACCATGATCCATTTGATATTAAAAGTAACATAGGGTAATAATTCAGAAAGCCATTTTCTCTGCCACGTCCACCTTATTTTTCAAAGGAAGACAAAAAAGGTTCTTGAAGGAATCTCTTATTGTTTGTTTTCCGCTCTTCCTTGCGTCCAAAAGAGTTAATAGCTAATCATCCACCCTCTTTCCATCCTTATACATCCATAAGCACAAACTCTTATAACAGCAGGAAAAGTAAAACCGTTGCTTCTATGCTTTTGCACaatcaacatataaaatatttgttaacgAAAAAAGGAAAACTCAGAAATCAACATCTAAAATTTACCAAATAGAGATACCTGAAGGGAGGGTATTATACCATCAAGAACACTTCAGAAGATGAAACTTTATGTAAGCCATTTTTAGTCACACAAGACTTGCAAATAATATTAGGGAGGTGTACTATAATAAAGAATAGTCTGACTAACCTCGGGAAACAAATTGGGGCAATCTGCAATATGACGAGCAAGATTAATTACAGCAGGTGAAGTGGGTGGCTCCCCCATTGTAATGTTGTTGAAATAGAAAGCAGCCAAATTGTCGACGGCAGATGCACACTGAAAAGTTcatctttctattttaaatgcagggaatcagcaaaacaaatcaaatatacaTGGCATCATATTCAGATATGCCAGGTGAGCTTGGCATGACAAATCAACATGCATAAATGACAAGGGAAGTTGGTGAGAAGAGTGATGCGATCTGCAGTATTGGCATGACATACCTGCGATGAGATATTTGTATCCAGACCTTTAAGACCTGATTCCAGGGAACCAACAATATGCATGAAGGTGTTTGTATCCAGATTGAATATGAACACAATGTGGCTGCTGAATAGAACCTCCAAGAATGCAAAGTAAGCCCTTGTAAGCTGCAAAGAAACATACAAAGACACAAACTTACCATTATTAGTGGAAAAACATAGCAGTGGCCAAATTGACATGAGAATCAACCAACACCAAATGAAAAGCTACACATCATGCATCAGCCAAAATTGGTACATAAAGCATAAAATTTAGatgacaaataataaaatacaaagagttttggaaaaagaaggaaaaatgaaaGCATATGCAAACATGTCCATATGGGCACAATAGTCACGCTAGCATGGTTTCTAGGAACCACACCTTGGAGGGACAGCATCAAGCCTAGGGTTCTTAGGAGTCATGCCTAAAATAAAGCATAATTCctggaaaattaattaaactctttCTCAAAACAAAGCACTACAAACAAATGTATTCATAGACTCGATGTACTCATCTTAAAGCTATGCCGTATTTGCATACCTATTCTAACAAGGATTCAAGActctgaaacaaaaaaaataaccactcCTATTTAGGATAGGAAGACCCAATTATCCCCAATATTTAAAATAAGGCCTAAACTCATGAAATTCCAGTCAATCTGGAAATTACTGTCTTtcaaatcacataaaaatacaGGCATTTTGCTTGATTTGTTGTCTGCATCGACCACAGAGGTGCCTGACAATCACCAAGTACAATAGATACACATAAAATAATGTATCACGTCACTCCATGTCATCTAAATTTGCAAATATTTTTGTGTGCAAGAAATGTCTGTCTGATCATCAAACAATGACAACATTGAGGAGGAGGGTGATCCCAGGCGAAATTAGTGCAAAAATAATATACTATTCCAATGCaattgaatcaaaatttaaaatatttgagccAGAAATGTTCAGCGGTTTAAAatggaaattttgattttgagacTGCAAATGGAAATACTGTATGaatttaaaatgaagaaataattagttctttcttttttttagtatttttgggagtcttatttatttaagtttagaTTGGTTTGGTTTGGAAGTGGGGAAATTTGGGTCATTGTTAGGGTGGGTTACTTCCAgtttactatttataaaaaacaagacaTTTAGCTActtgtaatattaatatatgcaaataattttttttaggttaatccAGACAACCATGGTTGACCCTCTTGACCTGGGCCTTATCCCAAgacgggttttaaaactatgcccCTATGTCCTTAACAGAAAAAGACATGCAAACACACAAAATATAGTGTATACTAAACTAAACCTTGAAgagtaaaagaaaacaaacacaaatcaaTAAACAAGAGGGAACATGGAGGCATACATGAGGCAGGAAAATATCAATGGAATGTGAGTGAAAGCCAAGAAGTCCTACACACCTTTCGAAATGCCAAAATATCAGCCAGAGGAATTGACAGTGTCATCTTTAGAGCAATATCAAGTACATCAGAGAGTGCTCTATCACCATACAGTTCAAACACGCCAAAGTTGACATAGTTTCCCGCAAGAGCTGCCAATAAGTGGCAAATTCAAGAACATCAACACA
This region of Populus alba chromosome 3, ASM523922v2, whole genome shotgun sequence genomic DNA includes:
- the LOC118054724 gene encoding protein NCA1 gives rise to the protein MTPVCPFVKASRPDDGSPRKPGECPIKHGAEHEGGGKAKKESGGESATVSPKCPFGYDSQTFKLGPLSCMICQALLFDCSKCVPCSHVYCKVCISRFKDCPLCGADVEKIEADTDLQSVVDRFIDGHARIKRSPVDMDKEGEAGENKKVIYEDVSLERGAFLVQQAMRAFRAQNVESAKSRLSLCAEDIRGRIETVGNTSELCSQLGAVLGMLGDCCRSVGDAGSAVTYFEESVEFLSKLSAADLEITHTHSVSLNKIGDLKYYDGDLEAARSYYMRSLNVRRDAIKHHPSVSSQTLDVAVSLAKVADADRSIGNEDTALDRFHEAIKLLESLTLKPEEAGLEQRRLSVLEFLKNQLAEKQSD